The Herminiimonas arsenitoxidans genome window below encodes:
- a CDS encoding cobalamin-binding protein, which translates to MNKFFLQVLALSTAFVAGSAMAAISVKDDGGNTVTLSKPAQRIISLAPHATELIFAAGGGDRIVGTVGYSDYPAAALKIPRVGSHQQIDVERIIALKPDLLVVWLHGNSERQLEHIRKLGIPFYFSEPKKLVDIPTSIERLGILMGTEQQASKVATAERDELARLATQYRNRPTVRMFYQVWGKPIYTLNGGNIMSDVIRLCGGENVFAGLSIPAPTVTTEAVLLENPEVMMTGDRQAEKSGGLEIWKQYKNMLAVKNDNLFSVDADLVNRAGPRLIEGAAMVCEKLELARSRRTNKP; encoded by the coding sequence ATGAACAAATTTTTCTTGCAAGTCCTTGCACTGAGTACGGCGTTTGTAGCCGGCAGTGCGATGGCAGCTATCAGCGTCAAGGACGATGGTGGCAATACCGTCACGTTGAGTAAGCCGGCGCAACGCATCATTTCCTTGGCACCACATGCGACTGAATTGATTTTTGCCGCAGGTGGCGGCGATCGCATCGTTGGCACAGTCGGCTACAGCGATTATCCTGCGGCTGCATTGAAGATTCCGCGCGTCGGTAGTCATCAGCAGATCGACGTCGAACGCATCATCGCACTCAAGCCCGACTTGCTGGTGGTGTGGCTGCATGGCAATTCCGAGCGTCAGCTCGAGCACATACGAAAATTGGGTATTCCTTTCTATTTCAGCGAACCGAAGAAGTTGGTAGATATTCCGACTAGCATAGAACGTCTCGGTATATTGATGGGCACCGAGCAGCAAGCCAGCAAGGTCGCTACCGCAGAACGCGACGAACTGGCACGTCTGGCGACGCAATACCGCAATCGGCCTACGGTGCGCATGTTTTATCAAGTGTGGGGCAAGCCGATATACACACTGAATGGCGGCAATATCATGAGTGACGTGATTCGCCTATGCGGTGGTGAAAACGTATTTGCGGGTTTGTCGATTCCGGCTCCTACAGTGACGACCGAGGCAGTACTGTTGGAGAACCCGGAAGTGATGATGACTGGTGATCGCCAGGCAGAAAAATCCGGTGGACTGGAAATCTGGAAGCAATACAAGAATATGCTCGCCGTTAAAAACGACAATCTGTTTTCAGTCGATGCCGATCTGGTAAATCGTGCCGGTCCGCGCCTGATAGAAGGTGCAGCCATGGTGTGCGAAAAGCTGGAGCTGGCGCGCAGCCGTCGCACCAATAAACCATAA
- the cobD gene encoding threonine-phosphate decarboxylase CobD, which translates to MLEHGGNLHDAILRYGRPRSDWLDLSTGINPQAYPVPQLAADAWHRLPEPSTALLEAAQAYYGAPQLLPVAGTQAAIQALPRLRAHSRVVIAAPSYAEHSYQWRQAGHDVREVAYDQLEAELDSCDVMSICNPNNPTGERIAPEILLQWAERLAARGGWLIVDEAFGDTTPTHSVAAYTAQKGLIVFRSVGKFFGLAGLRLGFVAAHADLLQQLADLLGPWTVSGPAQQIGSTALSDADWQDAMRLQLHASGTRLQQLLSVHGIQANGTELFQYWPTLHSAEFAEHMAQHGIWIRIFSHGVRLGLPPDEAGWQRLQQALASAPITQEMK; encoded by the coding sequence ATGCTTGAGCATGGCGGCAACCTGCACGACGCAATTCTGCGGTATGGGCGACCACGCTCAGATTGGCTGGATCTGTCTACCGGCATTAATCCGCAAGCCTATCCTGTACCGCAGTTGGCGGCTGATGCATGGCATCGCTTGCCTGAGCCGAGTACGGCTTTGCTGGAAGCGGCGCAGGCTTATTACGGTGCACCGCAGTTATTGCCGGTGGCAGGTACGCAGGCAGCGATACAGGCATTGCCGCGTTTGCGTGCGCATTCCCGTGTAGTGATCGCAGCCCCTTCGTATGCGGAACACAGTTACCAATGGCGGCAAGCCGGGCATGATGTGCGTGAAGTGGCTTACGATCAGTTGGAAGCTGAGCTGGATAGCTGTGATGTGATGTCCATCTGCAATCCGAATAATCCGACTGGTGAACGCATCGCTCCTGAAATATTGCTGCAGTGGGCAGAGCGATTGGCAGCGCGTGGCGGCTGGTTGATCGTGGATGAAGCGTTTGGAGACACCACGCCGACACACAGCGTGGCTGCATACACTGCGCAAAAAGGTTTGATCGTATTTCGTTCGGTCGGCAAGTTTTTTGGTTTGGCTGGTTTGCGTCTGGGTTTTGTCGCTGCACATGCTGACTTGTTGCAGCAGTTGGCGGATTTATTGGGGCCGTGGACCGTCAGTGGTCCGGCGCAACAAATCGGTAGTACGGCTTTGTCTGATGCTGATTGGCAGGACGCGATGCGTTTGCAGTTGCATGCAAGCGGCACGCGTTTGCAGCAGTTGTTGTCCGTGCACGGGATTCAAGCTAACGGTACAGAGTTGTTTCAATACTGGCCGACATTGCATTCAGCAGAATTCGCCGAGCACATGGCGCAGCACGGTATCTGGATCAGGATTTTTTCGCATGGCGTACGTCTCGGCTTGCCACCAGATGAAGCAGGTTGGCAGCGATTGCAACAGGCGCTGGCGAGTGCGCCCATTACACAGGAAATGAAATGA
- the cbiB gene encoding adenosylcobinamide-phosphate synthase CbiB, giving the protein MLFGLSCGAIAILMLIGVLLDMRLGEATRWHPLVGFGNLAIRIEKKLNTGEARIARGALAWSLVVLPFVLLAWALTFWLAQFDALIALGVHALLLYFSLGLRSLRDHTLPIAHALMDGDLSQARLLTARIVSRDTSQSEEADLAKAGVESLLENGNDAVFGTLFWFAVAGGPGVVLFRLANTLDAMWGYRTQRFNEFGRVAARIDDVLNFIPARLTALSYALLGNTKQAWQCWRAQAPAWSSPNAGPVMSAGAGALGVSLGGAAIYDGEVEQRPPLGIGPLAAGKDIARAWRLVRLTTALWLVLICVAGVVYA; this is encoded by the coding sequence ATGTTGTTTGGTTTGTCTTGTGGCGCGATTGCGATCCTGATGTTGATAGGTGTGTTGCTGGATATGCGTCTGGGTGAGGCGACGCGCTGGCATCCGCTGGTTGGCTTCGGCAATCTGGCGATACGCATCGAAAAGAAACTTAATACTGGTGAAGCGCGCATTGCACGTGGTGCATTGGCGTGGTCGCTAGTCGTTTTGCCATTTGTATTGCTGGCATGGGCGCTGACTTTTTGGCTGGCGCAATTCGATGCGTTGATTGCATTGGGAGTACATGCTTTGCTGCTGTACTTCAGCCTTGGTTTGCGCAGCCTGCGTGATCACACCTTACCCATAGCGCATGCCTTGATGGATGGCGATTTGTCGCAAGCGCGTTTATTGACAGCGCGCATCGTCAGCCGCGATACGAGCCAGTCGGAAGAAGCTGATTTGGCGAAGGCTGGGGTCGAGTCTCTGCTGGAGAACGGTAACGATGCAGTGTTCGGCACCTTGTTCTGGTTTGCCGTGGCCGGTGGTCCTGGCGTGGTCTTGTTCCGTCTGGCGAATACTCTGGATGCGATGTGGGGTTACCGCACGCAGCGTTTTAATGAATTTGGTCGTGTCGCCGCACGCATCGACGATGTGTTGAATTTCATTCCGGCGCGCCTGACGGCATTGTCTTACGCTTTGCTAGGGAATACGAAGCAAGCCTGGCAATGTTGGCGTGCGCAGGCGCCAGCATGGTCCAGTCCGAATGCCGGGCCAGTGATGTCTGCAGGTGCGGGTGCTTTGGGTGTATCGCTGGGTGGTGCGGCGATTTACGATGGTGAAGTCGAACAGCGTCCACCGCTGGGCATAGGTCCTTTGGCTGCAGGTAAAGATATCGCGCGTGCCTGGCGTTTGGTACGTCTAACGACAGCCTTGTGGTTAGTGCTGATTTGCGTTGCGGGAGTTGTCTATGCTTGA
- the cobU gene encoding bifunctional adenosylcobinamide kinase/adenosylcobinamide-phosphate guanylyltransferase: MTRTLVIGGARSGKSMHAEVLAMATGKPLVYIATAQASDAEMQARITHHRERRDDRWQTVEETLALGAAIQKYSKPDNVLLVDCLTVWLSNLLFSEDKEFPEIGIIDAPACFTEQRAAFLQALAQAPGDVILVTNEVGQGIVPQGAISRWFVDEAGRLNQAVAAACERAVLVVAGLPLTLKG; the protein is encoded by the coding sequence ATGACGCGTACTCTGGTCATAGGCGGTGCACGGTCCGGCAAGAGCATGCATGCAGAAGTTTTGGCTATGGCAACGGGCAAGCCGCTCGTCTATATTGCCACCGCACAAGCGAGTGATGCAGAGATGCAAGCGCGTATCACGCATCATCGTGAGCGACGTGATGACCGCTGGCAGACAGTGGAAGAAACGCTGGCGTTGGGTGCTGCGATTCAAAAATACAGTAAGCCAGACAATGTGCTGCTAGTTGATTGCCTGACAGTCTGGCTTTCCAATTTACTATTTTCTGAAGACAAAGAATTCCCCGAGATCGGCATCATCGATGCTCCAGCCTGTTTCACTGAACAACGCGCAGCTTTCCTGCAAGCACTGGCACAGGCACCAGGCGACGTGATCTTGGTTACCAATGAAGTAGGGCAAGGCATCGTGCCGCAAGGTGCGATATCGCGCTGGTTTGTCGATGAAGCAGGACGCTTGAATCAGGCGGTAGCGGCAGCTTGCGAACGTGCAGTGCTGGTCGTGGCTGGTTTGCCGTTGACACTAAAGGGTTGA